ACAGCCTGGGTCTTTTTGCAGGGAAATGATGGTCCCTCTTGGTGGCACGAGCAACACATGTAGATGAATGAGCCTCAATTGCAGTTGAGCCCAGTAGACTTTTTCTGCACCCCAGGGGTGATGATGGCAACTTCTGGAAACCCTGGAAGTGAGGGTCTGGATTTAATTTTCCTAAGAAGCCTTCTGTTTGATACCGAACTTCCATACTTGCTTTACCTGTAGACACTCCAATACATGAAGGCGCCTTCATCTGCTCAGGAGATCTGAGGCAGTACTTTTGATGAAGCTTGTCAAATTCTTCTTTAATTTCATCATAACGATTCCTTCTGTGGCCTAGCACTTCTTTGTCTGGGCCTGAAAGAGTTTTGATGGGTGACACTGACTTTCTAAATATTCCAGAACTGTTCCCTTGAACGTGAAGATCAGAGGTCTGTTGCGGGCGAGCTGGGCTGTGTGTGGGGTTGGCCTTTGGAAGTGAAGAAGAATTGCTCTTGGGCAGGCACCTACCTGATTTCAGAGATCCTTTGGCCAGGTTTTCAAAAGCCTCGCTTAAActtcttgcttttgctttgctgGAAGGTAAACTCAGCTTGCAGGTTTCTAAGCCCTGAAGGCCACCAGGACTCGCAGGACCCCCTTTGTACACGTTCATGGCCCAGGAGTCTGGGAGGCCCATCTGGGGAGGCTGGTTCCTGGGACTCAAGCAATATTCCCGATGAAGCTGATCAAATCGCGTTTCAATCTCCCTCTGACGGTTCTCTCTATGGCCCTGTTGTATTCTTGGTCTGGAAACTATTTTTACAGGagaaattaaccattttaatgtCCTAAATCTATCTTCCTGATCAAGATTATACGTTGCACTGGAGTTGAAATAAATCAAGGAAGAATACTTCGAGGGTGTCACTTTCAGCTCCTTCCAACTTGGATCTAACTTATGGATTTGGGGTTTGTTGACTTCAAGAAAAGCTTTTTCCAATTTTAAACCTGTCGTATGGCAAGGAACATCTAATACGTTCTTGCAATCTCTGATTGCTCCTGTGTCTTTCACAGGCTCACAGCAGGGTACAAAGTTCTCCTTGGAGCTCCTCTGAGAACGTCTGGCTCCTTTGCAATACGTTTTGTTCATCCTGCTCTTACCTCTGTGCCTGCTCCTGGAGTTCCAGTTTTGCATGATGAACGTTTTGGTGGAGATGATGCTTGATGGCTTTGTGCTCAACAGGCGGCTCATGGAGTGCAGCATCCCTGCGTACAGGTCACTGATGGTCACGTTGCAAATGTCATCGTCTTCAAAGTGCTGGCTGCTTAAGAAGCTGCTGCTACTGGTCTCTTGCAGGGAAAGGCTGTCATTTCTAGGTACTAAGGCCATGTCTGTGGAGGAAGGATGTGAAGGATCCCATTCTCTGGGAGATGAAGCTGGTTTTGCTGGGTCACCAGGACTCTTTCCAGAGACACGACTGTAGTATCCTGGGAGAAAAGATACACATAAAGTAAAGGTGTGTTACCATTCTAAACCATCCATGTGCACAGATGACAGAACTTAAGATTGGATCAGGACTATGTTTTTTTAagcaatagcaaaaacaaaaacaccacaaaTGTGTAGGAGTAGACTCTTCTCAGAGATATTTTTTGCTATCAAAATTTGATTTCTACTCTCCATCGTACATTTCCCAAAGGTGTCTTCCTTTGCTTCTAGGCTGTTTAGAAGATGGATGCCTTTGCAGAAGCTAATTAGAAACTGAAAAATGACAACGCCGTTTACCTACAGGGATGGGAAGGGGCGTAAGACTTCTAAACAAACATCTTCATATAGCTTTGACTTTTGCATCATGTTAAATGTTTCCTATATGTAACCAACAATGATGGGGAAAAACCATAAAATTgaacacaaacagaaaaagaaaatttgtatgtTACATTGacaactgaaagagaaaaaagagtccAAATATGCTGAATGTCTGCCTCTTAAAGAGATATTGTCTAGGAATAAAAAGAGCTGCTTGGAAATGTTGAAGCTTACTTAGCACATGGTTGTGAAGAGTGGTAGCAGGTGCCGCAATGCTAGAGTTATTTTGTGCTGCACGATTGACCAGATGAGCGCGTGTTAAGTCATTGTGGCTGGTGAGAACAGGGAGAGGAAAATACGGCGTCAGGGCAGGGGTGAAGAAATGCTCAAAAAATCATGGGGTTGCACCACACGACACAAAAGCCAGACTGAAAGGGGCTCCCTGACAGCTAAATCTGGGACTACTTGAGTGTCAGATTGAATACTGGCAATGGATTATAACATGGGAATCAAAGAACAAGAAGACTCAATGAATTCCTACTGAtcctaaaaagtaaaaataaatcaaagcatGAGAGGGCACTacaggaagcaaaaaaaaaaaaaaaaaggaccagagGGGAGATAGCTCTTTTCAACAGAATGCCAACTGACGTGTGCCAAGGAAGAGCAGAGACAGAAACAACCTGGGCGGGGACCTCCACCCAGGAAATCCACATTGCTGGCTTCTAAGTCACTGGGTGAGAAGTTTTTAGAGAAAAGGTTCCTAAGAGATCTCAAAGAATCACACAAATGACTACAAGGAAAAAGGGCCTGTCGCAATGAGAAACATTGAATTAAGGTCTTACCTGAACTCAATGACCAGCCTCAAAAGTCACCAAGAATGGGACAGACTGACCAAATGTTCTCAGGACAAGTCGTCCCTGTAGTAATTTTGCCAAATATGTTTAACATGAACCTAACCATGAGGAAGCAATCAGATCCAAATTCAGGGACATTCTGCAAAACTACTGGCCTGGGCTATTCAAGAAAGGCAATAATATGAAAGGTGGCCACGAGGGAGAAAAGGTCAAGGAGCTACTCTTGATGGAGGGAGACTAAACGCAACAGTGGTACCAGCCTGAATGGGTCTGGAAATGGTCAGGCAAACCAGAAAGGCTGCAAAGGCCATCATCGGCACAATGGGTAAAACTGTACTGCATCAATGTTCAATTTCTGGCATGTGTTAAGGGTACCGTAGTCATAAAGGAGAATGACCCGACGTTTGGAGGTATGTGTGAGGCATTTAGGGATAAACGCATACACAAATGCAATAAATACAcactgtgtgtgcacatgttttGGGGGTGATAAAGCAAATACGACAACGTGTTAATTGTGAAACAGGTGAAGCGTGTTCACTGCACTAGTCCTGTGCTTCTGGAGATGCAAAACTTTTCAAACTAGTACATTGGAATAAAGAACAGACGCGCAGAGGAGAAAACAGCTTATTTCAAAACATCTTATCTTCCAGTGAAATGCAAGTGTATCTCTAACAATTTATGTTGATGAAACACGCCAGGAAATGATGGCGTGGCCAGCGTGAGCAGCTCTGAGGGGCCACACAGCTCCAACGAAAGTGAAGGAGACATGCATGGTTCATAGAGTTTCTGTGTCGCACTCACCAGGGGCAGGCATGGCAGGTGAGGCCAGTGAAGGCAGCGGAGTCACATGTGCATCCTTTCCAGCTCTGTCACCTGCATACTGAAATCAGAGCCAGTGGTTACAAGAAAAAAGTTGCCAGGTGTCAACTGGGTGCAAGGAGCTGGGTTCTCCCGACAACGGGGACTGTGCATCTTAATACAGCCGCGCCGACGAGCGTGTGAATGTGGTGACAGTGGCCAGCTAGGCTTCGGGCAGTGGGAAGAAAAAGTGTCCTACTAAGATCTGGACACTTGATGTGGTCTCCAGGACAGCTTCCAGCCACAGTCATCACTCATCTGCTAGTAACTTCTTATCCCAGGGGCGCTGGTAGTTTTCTTGGTCTACCATTATACTCGGACCGCAAGAACACCTAGGGGCCAGGTGGATGGTGGACAAAGAAGACCCGATAGATCCATTCGTTCCTAACCCTAATCTGTTCCCCGGATCAACACAGCAACTACGAGGGTACCACTTGCTGCCTTGGGTTAAAGGGAAAAGCATTTCAGGTACATCCACTAAGTCGATGGTTCCAAATACAGGCTTTCCACTGGTCAGGAGCACAgtaggaaaacacacacacccctgtgaGATTGCTacctttttttggagatgaattTTTATTCTGCAATGTGTACTTTCTAGGCATCTGGTGTTGCAATGTCCCTTATTCTATGGCAGAGGGCACTGACTTTTAAGAGAGGGGTTGGCAGGTGAGCGTGCCCACCTCTCAAGCCATCACATCCTCCCCCCAACATGACCTCTCAGCAGGCGGGACAGGTGCCAAGGGTCAGCCACCTCACCTTGCAGCTGATCCTAGCCTGATCACACCAGGGAATGTGGGGACTACTGCTTCCCTAACTGTGCAGCTTCAAATCCTGGTCCAGGGGTTGGGGCTGCTCTTAAGAGTCTCATGTGTGGCcccactagtttttttttttttttttttttttgagacagagtcttgctctatcaccctggctggagcacagtggcgcaatctcagctcactgcaacctccgcctcctgggttcaagcgattctcctgtcccagcctcccgagtagctgggattacaagcgtccgccaccacacccagctaatttttctatttttagtagagatgaggtttcaccatgttggtgaaacctcctgacctcaagtgacccacctgccttggcctcccagagtgctgggattacagacgtgagccactgtgcccagctgcccCACTAGATTTTTCTGTGAGCTGTCCCAGACCAGTGGGCAGAGCGCCTCTGCCAGGGTTCCCACCTTCCTGATGGCGCTGCCCTGGGGAACCTAGAGTGTTTATTCAAGAAGAGCAAGTATGTCAGCATGTGAATAAACAATTTGGAAATCATTACTTCAAATGCTCTTTACGGGTTCTGCAGAAAGTAACAAAAAGCATAATAACATCACACCTCAATGTGTTTATGATctaattatgtaaaaacaaatacGGGGAAACAGATTACCTCAAAATACTCTGCACTTTGTAGGAGTATATCCACTTGGGTCAAGTATTTCCTTCTTAACTCATTTTTCAAAGGGCTTTGAGGCACTGCAGGCTGATCAAAAAAGAGAAGTCAGAATTTTTAAGAGCTTCTGAGTACACCTGACATTTTGTATTCTGGAACCAACTGGCAAAGTTCACTAATGTACAAATCTTTACATGATGCTACTCAAAGTCACTTTTGCCTCCATGATGTTATTCCAAGTCACTTTTTCACCTCTTGCTGTGTTAATAACccagaagaatgtgaaaagacaaaacaagaataaaataaaaaccatgtcTAGAGAAGTTTATGACAGCATTTctagaccagaaaaaaaaatcatctgaataTTCATAGGTGAGCTCGGGACTCAACTACTGGTAATAACCTCAAACTGGTAAGTTTATAAAAAATTCAGTgctcctggctgggtgtggtgggtcacgcctgcaatcccagcactttaggaggctgaggcaggtggatcactggaggccaggagttcgagaccagactggccaacatgaaactctgtctctactaaaatacaaaaattagctgggcatggtggcaggtgcctgtagtcccagctatttgggaggctgaggcaggagaatcgcttgaacccaggaggtagaggttgcagtgagctgagatcgctccactgtactccagccggggtgacagagtgagactccgtctcaaaaaaaccaaaaacaaaaaacagaaattcagGGCTCCAGCTCAGGAGGCTCTCCTACCCCTCCCCTGCCAGACACTGGAAATAGAGGGCGTCACCCTCCATCCTCTGCTGCATGGCACTGGCACTTTGGTTCTTGACTCTTGGCACCACCCCCTTCCCCTCTGCTGCCAATCCCTACACAGTCTCTCAGTGAGCACCCACTTTCTTCCCCAGGACCACTGCCTCCTTTTTCTTAGTTACTGAAAGTTACACATGGGTGCGTGGGAAACCCTCTGCACAAAAGCGGCAATTTTAGAGGAAAACCATGCACCAGCTATTCTAGCAGGAGACAGGGTGTGACACGGGGGCCAGGAAAGACGCTAGAGTCGGTTAAGCTCTGTGTAAATTCTCATCTATCCCAACCAAGGAGGATAAGAGGCACATCCTGTAAGAAAACGGGTGGTTTCTGTGACCTCGGGGCATCCTGGGAAACAGACATATAAATGACACTTACTGTTTAGGTGACAACTGCCCAATGAGGCGACCTTGTGACTTGAGGCATTTGACGGCAGACCTGGAAATACTTTCTAGAACACCTCTCTTTTGACCCTGCCCCTGTGGGGGAGACTGACCAAGAGCCCAACTTCCCTGTCGTGTGCTCATCCAAGCAAATGGCACCCTGCCAACCACACTGACAGCTTTATCTGCAGAGTGAAAATCATCATGAATCAGGCTTGCACTATGGGTAGAACTGGCTGCCAAGTGCTAGACTGAGAGGAGGACCTTACTGCTGAAGGGAATCCGGACATGAGGAAACCTGAGACTTGGAAGTAACAAAAGCCAGCCTCAGGAGAGGACTTCCAGAAGGCTGCAGGCAATGCTGCCCGCCGCAGGCCACAAGGGCTTTGCTGGATCCACCCCTGAGCCTCCAAGCGCCCCCTCTGTCCATTCATTACTAAAAGCAGTACTTACTGCTAAGGCCCAAGCAACTGACTCTTCCTGGTCTGACGTGGCATTGATATCTCCGCTTTTTGAATCTAAAAGTCAAACAAGTAAATCTCAATCAGGATTTTCAGGAAAGAGTGCATTTTCCTCCCAAGGATGGTTTTGGCATCACTTCAAGTAATTTCTACAGTAAAAACCCCCATTGTTTCAAGGGTGCACCCATTGGAGCCATCTACGGCTGCCCATGGTTCTTAGTAACCCAGAGAACCCCTTAGAATGAGAATCTGCCTGGGGCCATGGAGTGAGGAAAAGCAGATTCTGCACCACCTCCCGCTTTCCATGGCCTCTGAGCCTGGAAGTTGAGACACTCAAGCCCAGCACCGCTCAACAGAACTTCCAGTGACCATGGAAAATGGTGTGTGCTGTCCTAGGCCAGTCACTAGCCACATGGGGCTACTCCAGCTGGGATGTGGCCAGTAAGGTGGAGGAAatgggttttaaattttatttaactttcaacTAATTTAAATATCATTCAGAGAGGGCTGGTGGGTGCCATACTGGGCAGTACAGCTGTCAAATAACTATTTCCTGTGATGTCAAGCAGTCAGGGAAATTCATGGATCTAAGGATTTAGAGTTAAAATCTGGATTAATAGCAGTAAACACATAGCACCACAGGTAAATATCCTCATGAAGAGCTTTCCAATTCTACTCTAAAAGACCACCAGCTTCCTTTTAGTGACTCAACACCCATCACTAACTGTAGGTGCAGGCAAGGTGCCAGGGAAGGGGCTGGGCAGAGTGGACAGAGGCTGCAGAAGGCCAGTGTCCAGGTGTTTAAAGGCTAGTGACAAAACTGTTTCAGCAAAGGAACCCAGGTTTAAAGAGCTTAGATAAGACTGGGGGTCTGTTTATCCGGGGGCAGTGAGGAGGCCATGTGGTCAGGCAGACCTTCAGGCCCCATTCTGGGTTCTGGCCTTTTACCCCAAAAGCAATGCGAAGCCATGTGTTCCATCAGAGAAGCGGCCTGACCACATTCACAGGTGCGTCAGTGGGGTAGAGGGAGCCCGGGTGGGGATGGGGGCTGGTGCTCAGCGGGGACATGAGAGCTAAGCGGGGACATGAGAGCTAACGAGGCACAAGGCACAGGACAGGGATGCCTTGGCCATGAGGAATGAGGCAGGGCTGAGATGAAGAGGACCCTGGGTTTCTGGCTCACACTAGAGGGAAGACAGTAGTGGCCTGTAGTGAGGCACAGAGCAGAAGATGGGGAGCCGGTCTGTCCGGCTGAGCCTCAGCTGTGCCAAGTCTGGACATGAAGTATTGAAGCAGAGGGGCTGCTAGGCAGTAAAACGCCTCCAGTTGGGGTCTGGCTGGAGGTTATAGTCAGGAGGAGCATGGGGCCAAGGAGCAGGGGGCCACAGAGGCCCAGGCCAGAACTTCCAGAAGGTTTAAATGCTATGGAGAGGGCAAAACCCAAATAATAAAACCCAAAGAATGCCAACAGGATTTAGCAACAGGGTTGCGAGAAACCTCACCCAGAGTTGGGCTTTAGAGATGGAGCCAGGATGGAATCGGGAGAGGAGGAACGCATGGGGTTGGTGGGGTAGGGAATCCATGACAGCAAATGGAGCAGGTTATTTGACTCTGGTTGTAAACGGAACTGGGCAAAGGGAGGTGGCGAGGAAGGGGCCCAGGACAGGGGAGAGCCACGAAGGGTCTGATGTGTCTAAGGTGAGGCTGGGCGCATCTAAATACCAATGGATGGACCCAGGGGACAGAGGCTAAAGACAGAAGGAAGGGGTGAGGGATGGATTCCTGAGAAAAGAGGACAGGATGGGGTTGGGCAATGAGACTGGCCTGGGGAAAAGGAAGGAGCCTCctaggaggatgaggtgggaagtTTCCCTATAGAAGTGAGAGTTCACAACACCACCTTGTAGGGGCAAATCTTAACTTATTAAATCTGCATATTAACTTTTCACATGGAGGGGCACATTTATTTACTCAAGAAACACCTGAGTACCATTCATATGTCAGGCACTGGATGTAACTGTGGGGAAGGCAGAGTCAGAGGAATCAACAGTGTACTTGaacatattttagtttttaagatgtaccttagaaaaaataaaaactttattactGAGGAATCCAGGCTTTCAGCTGTTGTAACAGGTGCATCAGGCCTGGTCCCCCGACCTCAGTTCTCTGACGAAGGCGACACTCACCGGCTCCCAGGACTGTGCGGTGCAAGGAAAACTCAGGACCCTGGGCTGCAGCTTGCACAGAGCCATCTGTCCTGTCCGCGGGCCTCACGGGGGAGTCCTCCAAGTGCAGACGCCAATAAAGACATGGTTGTTTGAGTGACAGCACATTTCAAAGTCACTGTAAAGTAATAAACCTGCAATCCTTCCGTTAACACAGGAGATAGCAAGAGCCTACCACAAGGCTTCTCTTCTCCCTGTATGTCCACTATATAAGAGGCCTCAAGAGCGCAGGAGGGAGCTGAGGCTCCCTTCGGTTGCACCGGGAGCTGCTACTTAAAAAGCCACTTGGAAGGTAGGGAAGGAGCAGGGAAAGTCAGGGGCCCAGGCACAAGCAGATAAGCCCACCCCTCCTAACACTGGCCCAGGGATGACAGGGTCTGGGGCAAACCGAAAAACAAATAGGAACGAACAAAATTGTCCTGAGGTCATCAGTGAGAACATAGAAATAGTCGAGTGGCCCCCAGGGGACTTCCTGTGATCTTTAAAGAATGTGCTGGAGTATTTAAGGTGGGGAGGAGCCAGTTTCAGCCCAAGCCTCACGCACAGAGGCAGGTGCTGTCCCGACCAGGAGCTCACACctggtgggcagggctggttggGCGGCCACACTCCTGGTCAGGCCTGCTTCAGCTCTCCAGAGCCTGCTCTACAGCACGTCCCACAAATAATCCCAGCGAATGGCATCGGTGGGTTCTCAGTGAAATTCAAGCATTCAAGATACCAGATTggctaaaatattaatattttaggaACCACCCAGCCTTATAAGAACAGGGTGTGAGAAGGTGGTGAGGCCTATACCATTAGGGATGGTCCTCAGGTGTCAACTCTGAGGGTTCAGAGGACTTGGGGCTACCCAGGAGCACTACAGGGTAACTGAAGCCCACTTCTGGAATATCAGAACCTTTGCTTCCAGTGAAACCACCATGTAAGATGGAGTTCACAGAGTTGTTTTGTGGCGGTGTCTGAGGCAGAATCTGGTTTGAGAATCACAGAGAAGCAGACGATCTACAACAACCCCAAACTACTTGGTAGCTCTGGTAGCTACAAAGAGAGCCCAGGCACTGTGTTATAACCGACCCAGCACAGGTCAACGCCCGGCCTGCTAGGGCCCACAGCCTCCCCCAGCACCCAGGGCAGCAGGAGCACCAAGTCGTCTGGGAAAAGGTGAAAGCAGATCTGGGCACTGTCACCAACAGCAATTACAGTGAAGTCAGATATGTCCCAGCTGAAATCTCAGGCTACGCCCAGTTTCCTAATCCCAAGAAAGGGTCTGAAGATTCTGGAGACCCAGGGTAGAGGTCctcctacattttaaaaacaaatcttaaataAATCTTCAAATGAAAACTTGTTGCCACCAGGACCATATAAGCACTGGTATGATGAGTGCTCATCTCTATTATGTATAATTCAAAGAGTATATATCCTTTAAACCAATAATCCCACTTCTCAGAATTTACTGAAAAGGGGAAATATCAGTATTGGGAAGAGATAAGGACCAGGATTTTCTTTGAAAACCATATCTAACAGAGgctttataaataaagttttattggaacactgcCACGTACactcatttacatattattttcgGCTGCTTTCCCCCTGCAACACAGAGCTGAGTAGTTACAGCAGAGACCATACAGccagcaaagcctaaaatatgtaCCATCTGACCCTTTGTGGAAAAAGTGTGCTGACCCTTATTTATTAATAAAGGAAGCCACAAATAGCTAATTGCCTATCAACAGGAGAGCAgttaaaaaaatatgatttttaaaataattatataattttataattatacaatAGTTGATGAAGAGTTCGCCATATGTATTAACtggaaaagtgaaggagaaaaaaatgcatttatgaaGATGTGTGTTATAGGGAATCACATTGTACTAAAATAGCATTAGTGACCATCTTTGCAGAGAGAAATCAGCTCATTTATGTAGTTGTATGTACTTTTAACATTTCCATGACTAGAATAATTAATCAAGAAGATTTGATTTCAAATTTGCTGTTAATATTATGTCACCTTGACCTTGATGTTTTCATTCTTGGGTATGGGTTCCTTGACCTGTGATCACAGGGAGGAACCATGTGGCATCTGAGAGGCAGTGATTAATTGAATACCAGACAACCTTGCAAAAGCCACTATGGCAAAAGGGCTCCTGGATGTCCCTGTAGAAAGGGCAACAGCACCTTCCACTAAAATAACAGGTCTCAGAGCTGCAACACCCTCGGAACAACTAGGCAGGGAAACCCGGGTCTTCAGAAGGTAGACAAATGCAGAGGGAAAGATGTGTGGTCCTCCAGGCCGCGCCTCCCCTCATCTCTCTTCCTCCCATTTCAAAACAGGAAGAGAGACATTCTTCTTCCCTAGAAGGAACTGGATTTGGTCTTTTCTGTGAGCCCCTCGCTGGGCTGGCACGTGGCCTTGGGGAGGGTTACCCAGCTGGCCCAGCCTCTGCATGTGTGTTATCAGAGCCCCTCAGCCTGTGACACAGGAAACACAGGGTGACACAAAAGGCCAAACATTACACAGTGCCTCCTTGCACTTGACAAGCTACAGAAGAAACGCTTCTAAatccttaaaaacagaaaaagagtatAATCAAGGTGAGAAGTGCCCCGTGGTGGCCTCTGCATAAGCTCAGAGGTTGGGCACACCCACACCTTTATTCACATCAATGCTCCTCCACAGCAAGGTTATGTGGCAATAAAATTTGACACTAAATACCTGGATCTCTCTTTCGTTTCTTTCCTTTATTAGTCTTCCACCCCAAATTCTCAATcctgaagaaaagaaacaaaaatgaccaTTGACATAATCCTGAACGCTGAACTTCTGCTCAATCTGTGTTCACTGGAAGCCAAAGTGACAGGcaaaaaaaaggtacaaaattAAAACCAAGCCAGGCTTCTGATACCCTGCTGTTGTTCCTCTTTGTAAAGTTTCAGGTTTTTAAGGCAAATGTGTCATTGATGGAACTCTCTCTTACCTACTAGGCAATGGCTCATCAAATTACATCATTAGCCCAAAGAGTTACATGAAAACAAGGAACATATGTGACAGCAACTGTCCTTAAAATACATAAAGAGAGGACAATCTATATACTATTTAGAGGGAGTAAGCACTTTTCGCAGGCAATCTCTACATCCCATATACGGAATGAATGCTTTCTAAGGGCAATCTACATGTTATACAGAGACCTGCCACTGGAATATTTTAGTTTCTGCCTATGTAAACTTTTCACCCAAGATGCGCCTGGATTGCCTATAAAGGCGGAAAGGTAGGATTTCTTTTAATTCAAGGAGCAGATCTTGTGAACCTTTTGTGCCCGTCTGTTTAATGCAACACAGAACGTGCTGTGAGGTTTGTTTTCATTAAGTGATACTGAGTTAGTTATAAAGCTATACGGGAGGAATTGACCCCAGCCAGTGCAAACTGTCACCAGCTATTTACCAAAAAGAATCC
The sequence above is drawn from the Macaca mulatta isolate MMU2019108-1 chromosome 12, T2T-MMU8v2.0, whole genome shotgun sequence genome and encodes:
- the HJURP gene encoding Holliday junction recognition protein; the protein is MESEDVEDDPLLQKLRASRRRFQRRMQLLIEKYNQPFEDTPVVQMATLTYETPQGLRIWGGRLIKERNEREIQDSPVRPADRTDGSVQAAAQGPEFSLHRTVLGADSKSGDINATSDQEESVAWALAPAVPQSPLKNELRRKYLTQVDILLQSAEYFEYAGDRAGKDAHVTPLPSLASPAMPAPGYYSRVSGKSPGDPAKPASSPREWDPSHPSSTDMALVPRNDSLSLQETSSSSFLSSQHFEDDDICNVTISDLYAGMLHSMSRLLSTKPSSIISTKTFIMQNWNSRSRHRGKSRMNKTYCKGARRSQRSSKENFVPCCEPVKDTGAIRDCKNVLDVPCHTTGLKLEKAFLEVNKPQIHKLDPSWKELKVTPSKYSSLIYFNSSATYNLDQEDRFRTLKWLISPVKIVSRPRIQQGHRENRQREIETRFDQLHREYCLSPRNQPPQMGLPDSWAMNVYKGGPASPGGLQGLETCKLSLPSSKAKARSLSEAFENLAKGSLKSGRCLPKSNSSSLPKANPTHSPARPQQTSDLHVQGNSSGIFRKSVSPIKTLSGPDKEVLGHRRNRYDEIKEEFDKLHQKYCLRSPEQMKAPSCIGVSTGKASMEVRYQTEGFLGKLNPDPHFQGFQKLPSSPLGCRKSLLGSTAIEAHSSTCVARATKRDHHFPAKRPRLSDPQGSGCQASSQGASDGVVNIVRPGDQGSSSQPNSEERKRKEHVLQDGREVILC